The following proteins are co-located in the Caloenas nicobarica isolate bCalNic1 chromosome 33, bCalNic1.hap1, whole genome shotgun sequence genome:
- the LOC136000631 gene encoding keratin, type II cytoskeletal cochleal-like, whose product MSRCSRSVGSGRTGGNFGSSSVALPRNRRSSSAASCHRGGAVGYRGGAVGYRGVGCSSSRSLDGSARSMPTGAAGSCSPPRHGYGFGAAGTGLGCRGAGFGYRAGGPSRPRTIAPITINEQLLQPLCLQLNANVQAVKHQEKEQIKTLNNKFASFIDKVRLLEQQNKVLETKWSFLQGQKPPRNSVVPVLEVFIGHLKKQLEALGCDRAQLETDLKAAQQVLENNKKMYKDERSQRPRTESEFIALKKDADCFFLNKAELEAKLESLKEEVGFLRTFYEEETRQLRANISETSVVVQMDNSRDLDLGGITADVRAQYEDIARRSRAEAQAWYESKFEELRVTAGRNAASLQETKAKIAKLTRRVQALSRDLRGAKDQRCRLEDAVADAERRGETAVEDAKHKLAELETALQQSKAELTQQLRDYQELTNIRLALDIEIVTYKKLLEGEESRLCAEGSFPVGIPVCRSQGGLTHPEPGFPSAHVSPNRTPCWSITGVTAGSCGDGRGSRSSLGKVPSTSKSVRSTA is encoded by the exons atgTCCCGCTGCTCCCGCAGCGTCGGCTCCGGCCGCACTGGCGGGAATTTCGGCTCTTCCTCTGTAGCTCTTCCCCGGAATCGCCGCAGTTCCAGCGCTGCCTCGTGTCACCGGGGCGGTGCCGTGGGCTACCGCGGCGGTGCCGTGGGCTACCGCGGCGtgggctgctccagcagcaggagtcTGGACGGCTCAGCACGCTCCATGCCCacgggagctgctgggagctgttctCCTCCGAGACACGGATACGGCTTCGGTGCGGCCGGCACGGGGCTCGGCTGCAGAGGCGCTGGCTTCGGCTACAGGGCTGGGGGGCCGTCCAGGCCACGCACCATCGCGCCCATCACCATCAACGAGCAGCTGCTCCAACCGCTCTGCCTGCAACTCAATGCCAACGTGCAGGCAGTGAAGCACCAAGAGAAGGAGCAGATCAAGACCCTCAACAACAAATTCGCTTCTTTCATCGACAAG GTTCGACTACTGGAACAGCAGAACAAGGTCCTGGAGACCAAGTGGAGCTTTCTGCAGGGTCAGAAACCCCCCAGGAACAGCGTTGTGCCCGTGCTCGAGGTGTTTATCGGGCACCTGAAGAAGCAGCTGGAAGCGCTGGGgtgcgacagagcccagttagAGACGGACctgaaagcagcacagcaggttttggaaaacaacaagaaaat GTACAAGGACGAACGCAGCCAGCGGCCACGCACCGAGAGCGAGTTTATTGCCCTGAAGAAG GACGCggactgttttttcttaaacaaagcGGAGCTGGAGGCCAAGCTGGAAAGCCTGAAAGAAGAGGTTGGATTCCTGAGAACGTTCTATGAAGAG GAAACCCGGCAGCTGCGGGCGAACATCTCGGAGACTTCAGTGGTGGTGCAGATGGACAACAGTCGAGATCTCGACCTGGGCGGCATCACTGCAGACGTCAGGGCTCAGTACGAGGACATTGCCCGCAGGAGCCGGGCAGAAGCGCAGGCCTGGTACGAAAGCAAG tTTGAGGAGCTGCGAGTGACTGCAGGCAGAAACGCCGCCAGCCTGCAGGAGACAAAAGCCAAGATCGCCAAGCTGACACGGAGAGTCCAGGCACTGAGCAGAGACCTCCGCGGTGCCAAGGACCAG CGCTGCAGGCTGGAGGACGCCGTGGCCGACGCTGAGCGGCGTGGGGAAACGGCCGTCGAGGATGCAAAGCACAAGCTGGCCGAGCTGGagacagccctgcagcagagcaaggcGGAGCTCACCCAGCAGCTGCGCGACTACCAGGAGCTCACCAACATCAGGCTGGCCCTGGACATCGAGATCGTCACCTATAagaagctgctggagggcgaggagagcag gctctgtgcagaaggcagcttCCCCGTTGGCATCC CCGTTTGCCGCTCGCAGGGAGGTCTCACCCACCCAGAGCCCGGCTTTCCAAGTGCCCACGTGTCCCCCAACAGAACCCCGTGCTGGAGCATCACGGGGGTCACGGCGGGGAGCTGTGGGGAcggcaggggcagcaggagctccCTCGGGAAGGTGCCGTCCACGAGCAAGTCTGTCAGGAGCACCGCGT